Genomic DNA from Candidatus Manganitrophaceae bacterium:
ACCCGAGACGAGCCGCACGCCGACCGGAGCCTGTATCGGCGGCTTCACCAGATCTTGGGGGATGCCAACCTCTCGGAGACCGCCACCGCGCTGAAGGTCGGGACGACCTGGTTGGTGCTGCGCCTGATCGAGGGAGACGCCGCCCCCGATGCCGCGATCCCCGAACCGGTCGCCGCCGTGCATGCCGTCTCGCTCGACACCACTTGCAAAAAGCCGGTCCCCTTAATGAACGGCAAAACGATTACCCCGATCGATCACCAGCGTCTTTATCTCGCCGCCGCGCAGAAAGCGTTCGGACAGGAGGCCGACCCCGACACGCAGTGGGTCCTCTCTAAATGGGAAGAGGTTCTGAACGATCTGGAGGTCGATCCGATGTTGTTGACGAACCGGCTCGACTGGGTCGCCAAGAAATGGCTTCTGGAGACCTTTTTGGAAGCGGAGGGGTGCGGCTGGGACGACCCGCGCCTCCGAGGACTCGACCTCGAATACCACAACCTCGCCCCCGATCGGGGCCTCTTCATCGGACTCGAGATGGAGGGGACGATGGAGCGGCTTTCCAATGAGGTCGACATCAAGGAGGCAATGACCGCCCCTCCCTCCGACACCCGCGCCGCCATCCGGGGACTCTGCATCGAGAAATTCTATGACGACATCCATCGGATCCAGTGGGAACAGGTCGTCTTTCAAAATGGCCTTTTCAAGAAGACGCTTGAGATGAACACCCTGTTTGATCCGGCGGAGATTGCTTCCCTCCGGACGCGGATCGCCGCGGCAGGCAGTTTCAAAGAAATTTTTAATTAGTCCGCCGTCCTTCCGCTTTCGCGGGAAGGACGGCAACGAAGAAAACGCTTGTTAAGGAGAACAACGATGATCGAATTCGAACGACGCGAGCGGCCGGTGAATCCGCTCGAAAAACCCCGAGAAGAGACAGGACCGAAGCGTCCCGACACCGACTCCAGCAAGGAGAATCTTTTAAAGCGGATGCGGAAGGTCGATCCGAAACAGGCCGAGCGCTACCGCCAGCGAACCGGAGAATAAAAGCGGGAGTTCCGATGCATAATGGAGATTTTTGGTCGCTGCTGAAGACGACCGGTTACCAGCTCGGGCCGGGGGCCCTCCCGGAGGGTCGGGAGCCGATGGGGACCCGCCTGCCCTTCACCCAAGGAACGACCATCTTCGCATTGAAATACAAAGGGGGGGTCCTCGTCGCCGGCGATCGGCGCGCAACCGCAGGGACGACGGTGATGTATGACCGGACCGACAAGGTCCTGGTGATCGATCGTTACTCGGTGATGGCGATCGCGGGGGTTCCTGCCACCGCCTTCGAGATCGCACGGGTGATGGAGCATACCTTCAAATATTACCGGCGAAGCCAGCTTCAAGAGCTGAGCCTCGAAGGAAAGGTCCGCGCTCTCTCGAGGCTGCTGAAAGAGAACATCCCGATGGCGCTCCAAGGGATCGGCGCCGTCGCCCCGATCTACGCCGCGTATGACCTGCAGCGGAAAGAGGGGAAAATTTTCTTCTACGATATCCTCGGAGCGGAGTTCGAAGTCGTTGAATTTGCCACCTCCGGCTCCGGCTCGCCGGCGATTCGCGGCGTTCTTCACTACGAGAACCGATGGGGAAAGCGGGCCCTGGGTGATCTGCCGGAAGAAGAGGCGCTCACCCTCTCGATGCGGCTGCTCGAGACCGCTTCCGAATTTGATTCGGCAACCGGCGGAAGCAACCGGGACGCCCATCTTTATCCGATCATCAAGCTGGTCACTCAAGAAGGGGTCCGCGAGGTGGCGCAAGCGCAGCTCGAATCGCTCTTTGCAAAAAAGGTAATCGGCCGCCCCGTCGAAGGGGGACCGGGTCTGAACGTCGGGTAAATACCTTCACTTTTAGAAAAGGAAAAAACAATGGCGTTCGATGAGCCTTACCGTTGGGTGGAAGCGGTCCGGAACCGACGCGATTATCTCGAAGAGCAGCTCTCCGCCGGCAGCCCGATCGTCGCCCTTCCCTTCCAAAACGGCATTTTAATCGCGACGCTCGGTACCGGCACGTCGAAGCTCTATGAGGTGTACGACCAGATCGCGTTCGGTGGAATCGGACATCCGGCCGATCTTGAAAAGCTCCGGAACGTCATGTTGGACACCGCCCACGTGGAGGGATTCAACCGCTCCCCGGCCGATGTCACCGTCCGGCGGCTGATGAAATTCGTCTTGGCCCCGATGGTCAAACAGGCGTTCGAGGAGGTCTTGCACGCCCCCTACATTGCGAAGATCGTGATGGCGGAGATCAGTCTCCCCTCGGGCAAGCCGCTCTTCTTTCGTTTGAACTACGATGGGGTCTTCGAAGAAGAGGAAAAAGGGACCGTCCTGACATCGACGCCGATCATGGCGGAGCGGATGGAGGCTTTCCTCAATACGGTCGGCGACACCTCCGCCACGTCGTTTTCGGAGGCCCTCCGGACCTCCCTCCGAACCTGGGCGATCTCGCAATTGGAGACCGATCTGGAGGCGGAAAAACAGGCCGGCGCCGTCCCGACCCCGGAGGCACTCGACCCCCTCCTCAAGCGAAGCCTCGAATCACACACGATTGAGGTCGCCCTCCTCGATCGAACCGAGCCGGGAAGCTCCAAATACCGGACCCCTTCCCGCGACGAAATTGAGCAGGCGCTGAAGGGGTGGCTGAAATGACGTCGCGGATTATCGGGCTGGAAACCGAGTATGGCTGCCTGATCAAACAGGAGCAGCCGAATGCATCGCCGGAGCGGATCGCCTATCGGATCCGGGATGCGATCTTCAAAAAGGGAAAGCGCGGTCTGATCGATCTGCATCACCGGGCGCACGACGAGCCGCCCGGAAACGGCGGGTTTCTTCTCAACGGCGGCCGGATTTATATCGACATGGGTCACCTCGAATATGCCTCTCCGGAGTGCCTCTCCCTCACCGATCTCGTGGCCTATGATCGGGCGGGAGATCGCATTTTGCTCGACGCGGTCGAATCGCTCGGCCTCTCGGATCAGGTCTCCATCATTAAGAACAACATCGACCATGAGACCGGCGCCACCTTCGGGTCGCACGAGAATTATCTCGTTCCCCGAAGCTTTCCTTTTTCATACGACGGCCTCGGACAGTTGATCCCTTTTCTGGTGACCCGTCAGATTTTCACCGGCGCAGGCCGGGTCGGCGCTCACCTCATCCCCGACGGGTGGGTCCTCCTCGGAGAGCAGGCCCTCCCGCAAATCGATTTTCAGATCTCTCAACGGGCCGACTACATCGTCAACGATTTCTACCAATGGGTCCAGTTCAACCGCGCCATCATCAATACCCGCGACGAGCCGCTCGCCGATCCGAACCACTACCGAAGAATCCATCTGCTTCTCGGCGACTCCAACATGCTCGAATATGCCACCGCGCTGAAGTTTGGAACCACCTCCGTCATGCTGTCGTTGATCGAAGAAGGGACCGCACCGACCGATCTGGCGCTGCAAGACCCGGTGGCCGATCTCCGGCAGCTCTCCCGCGATCCGGAGCAGCATTGGATGGTGACCCTTCAGGGGGGGAAAAAGATGCCGGCAATCGAACTTCAAAGACGCCTTCAGGAAACGGCGGTGCGCGCGTTGATGGGCAAGGATGAAGAGACCGATTGGGTTCTCACGGCATGGGGAGAGACCTTGGCGGCGCTTGCCGACGATCCCCGCCGGCTGATCGGCAAGATCGACTGGATCTCCAAAAAATGGCTTCTGGAGACGTTTATGGAATCGGAGCAGGTCGGATGGAACGATCCCTGGATCGCCAGCCTCGATCTGGAATACCACGATTTGAATCCGGCGCGCGGACTCGCCTTTGCGCTGGAAGAGGAGGGCAAGGTCGTCCGGAAGACGACCGACGCGGCGATCGATCTTGCGACCGGCGCTCCGCCTCGCAACACCCGCGCGTCGGCACGAGGCGAGTTCATCCGTGCCCTGTTGGCTAAAAAAATGCCCTACGTCATCAATTGGTCGAATATTCACATCGACGGCAGGAGAGCGTTGTCGATGGATAACCCTTTTAAAACTTATCTTTCCGAGATTGAGACCTATCTTCGGGGCTAGCTCGATCGCTCGCCGCAGGGTCGGAGCGCTTCAATCTTCTCCAACAGCAGCTCAAACGAAAATGGTTTGGCAAGGTAATCATTGGCGCCGGCCCGACGTCCCTCGTCCTGAACATGCGGGGCGTCTCTTGCCGTCATGATTAAAATAGGGGTCGCCAATCCCTGAAGCCTTAACTTCCGGCAGAGATCAAGGCCGCTGATTCCGGGAAGATAAATATCGAGGAGGAGGACATCGTACGAATGGGTTTTCGCCAGATCGAGACCGATCTCGCCGGTGGGGGCGGTCTCGATCTCATGTTGCTCGGCCTCCAGCCCTCGCTTCAAAAAACCCAATATCCGCTCATCATCCTCAACGATCAAAACACGCATTCTGGTCTCCTCCGGCTCAATGCGACAGGCAAGACCTTCTATGAAGATCGACGCGCCGGTCTGTGGATCTCGCTGCAAATTTCTCGTTGAATGGCAGCGCGTCCGATCTCCGGCCCTGGCCGTTCTTTTGATTAGAAAAATGGGATCGAACGGAGAACACCGACGCGCATTCGGGAGGCGGCGGACGATGAACCGACCTCTCTCACGACATCTTCTTAGTAGATAAACCTCGCACCGATCTTAAAGTGAGCGTTAGGCATTTTTTCTACCCATCGGATCTCAATAAGGGTCGGGATACTGATCGGGAGGGATTCCAGCTTAAAGGCCAATCTTAAGAACTGATTTACTTCCAGCTTTGTTTTCGTGATGAGACAGATGCCGCCGTTGCTGACATTCTGCGCACGTGCGCCGATAGAGGCGCGGGGCGGCCGATTGGATTGAAACGTCCCCCCTCTCCAAAGCACCACCTCTTCTTTAAAGGCCATCCGCCTGTTTTCTCGCGCCGGATTGAAAGTGGTTTCATCTATCGTCGTGTCCATGATCGTTGAAGACATTTTTTTCTCCTTCACTTTCTCCTTACCCGCTCTCAATCGCATCGAGGTGACACTCAATGATTTATCCTACGGCAAACCGCTCCTGTCTCAACAATATCCTAATCGGGAAAGATGAAATCTGGATGAGGAACAAATTAGAAATTTATTAAAATAGAAAAGACGATAAAGATCTTTAAGAGGGGTCTCTCTGAATCGACTTGGACTGAACGGAGATCGGGAAAGCGGGAACGTTGAATGACGAATTCAATCCGAGATTTTATAGCCGATGTCCCGGATGGTCTGGATGAGCCGCTTCGGATAGCCTTCGTCGACTTTTTTCCTAAGATACCGGATATAAACATCGACGACATTCGTAAGGGTATCGTAATGATATCCCCAGACTTTCTCTAAAATCGAGGTGCGGCTGAGGACTTTGTTCGGATTGGACATTAAGTATTCGAGGAGGGCGAATTCCTTAGCGGTTAATGGAATCACCTTCCCTCCCCTTTGAACCTCGTGCAGGTCGCGGTTGAGCGTTAGGTCGGCGACTTTCAGCTCCGAATGCGCCTCTCGATAGGGGCCTCGGCGCAAAAGCGCCTTCATCCGGGCGAGGAGCTCTTCAAAAACAAACGGCTTGGTCAAATAATCATCGGCGCCGATTCGGAGTCCCTCTACCTTCTCTTCGATGGTATCCTTTGCCGTGAGCATTAAAATCGGAATCCCGATCCGCTCTGACCGCAGCGCGAGACAAACATCGATGCCGCTCTTCAAAGGAAGCAGCAGATCGAGGATAATTAATTGATAGGGAATCGCCCGGGCCATGTCGATTGCCTCCTGTCCGTCGCGGGCCACATCGACACGGTAGTGCTCCGCTTCGAGGCCTCTCTTAACGAAACTGACAATCCGCTCATCGTCTTCGACGAGGAGAATTTCCATCAGGCCTGGACCCTCTCAAAAATAGGAAGACGCACCGTCACCCGGGTTCCGATATTCACTTCGCTGGCAATCGCAATCTTACCATCATGGGCTTCCGCAATCCACTTCGCAATCGGCAGCCCCAGTCCGGTTCCTTTGGCCATCGATTTGGTTTTCTCAACCCGATAGAACCGCTCAAAGACGTGTGGAAGGGCTTCCGGAGCAATGCCGACCCCCCGGTCGGTCACGGTGATACTTCCCCACCCCTCCTGCTTTTCCCAGCTGATTTCAACCACCCCTCCCCCTTTGGAGTAGTTGATTGCATTGTCGATGATAATGACAAAAAGCTGCCGGAGCCGCTGCGGATCACCTTGAATGACCAATTCCTCTTCCGGAAACCCTCTAAGAAAAAGGGTGATCCCTTTTTTCAAAGCGAGGACCTCTCCCTCGTGTAAGGCCTCGCCGATGATTTCTTGAAGGGTCACCTCTCTCTTTTCAATTTGCAGATTTCCCGCTTCCGAGCGGGCGAGGAAGAGGAGGTCGCTGACCAATTTATTGAGTTGATCGACAAGAAGAATGATATACCCGAGCACCTGCTTATACTCCGGGACCGGTTTTTCTTTGCCCCGGAGCGTGATCTCCGCCTCCCCGCGAATGACCGCCAGAGGGGTTCGAAGCTCATGGCTGATATCGGCAAAAAATTGTCCTTTGAGGTATCCAAGCTCCTTCAGCTTCTTATTTGAAATTTCCAACGCCGTTCTCGACTCCTCCATTTTATAACGGGATTCAAACTCCTGATAACGGAGCCGGGAGACGAAATAAGCGCCGGTCAGCGCGATGAGCATGGTCGAAATCAGAAAGGCATTGTTGTTGATTAAGATTTCCGGATAAACGATATGGTCGTAAAGAAGGATTGGAATAATATAAAAACCATAGATGATAAGGCAGATCGCGGCGGTAATCCGGACCTCCCAGACAAAGAGCATGGCAATGGCGAGCATGACCAAATTGAGACCGGCATAGTAACGGGATTCATACCCGCCGAGATAACGAACCATCACCGCAATGGTTCCGCCGATGAGGAGGGTGGCAACCGCACCGACAAAATCAATATATCTTTTCCCAAAAGAAGTGAACGAAAACAGAAAAAGCAGAAAGGTGAGGAGGGAAGTGGACAATCGGATCAGGAGGAAAGCCTGAAAATGATTGGGAACCGCAAAATAATCGAGAAGACCAAAGACGGGAACAAGCGTAAATCCTAATATACAGCCGATTCGAATCCGAAAGGTATTAATCTCTTTTAAGTAGATATGAAAGGAAGGGAGAAGTTTTGGATCTCTAATTTTTTCCATAGAAATGTGAGGTGGCTTCCTGCCCTCTATAAATAGGTGAGGTCAGCCCTTTCCATTTTTTTACAATCAGGTAAAGTTGTGCCTCCTCCGCGTCGGCCTCCACCTCCACATGCAAGGGAGAGGTCAATCCCTCCGCCATCTCCATCATTTCCTGAGAGGTTCGATAGATCACATACCACTCCGCCCCGTATTCCATGAAATAGCGGGCGTCATTGGAAGCGTTGAGGTTTCCGATAATCAGCTCCCCCTCGTCGGAGAGCAGGCGATAAAGCTTCTGCAATAGCCGTTTTGCAATGTGCGTCGGGAGGTAATCAAACAATCCCATTGCATAAATCAGGTCTTGGCTCCCCAATGAATCGGTCATATCGGGATCGAGAATCAACTGATGAATCGACCGATTGAGAAAGGAGACGCGGGTGCGGCTCTGAGTCACCTCTTTCAGACGGCTGATCCTCTCATGGCAGTGATGCAGCGCCTCCGGTTCCGTGTCGACCAATGTCACACGGCAGGGATCGCTCATTGGATTCCGCTGGATCAGCTCCTGGATCTCCATCGCCGGCCCACAACCGATACTTGTAAAAGAGACCGCCTCCTTATGTCGTGAGACCTGGTCGATCGTCCGGCCGATCCGATCGAGCATGTAGGGAACCCGCTTGACGACCGAGCGAGCGGCCGTGACCTGGCAGCAATATCGATTGATCACGCGGGCGAAGAGAGACTCCCCTTGGTCATGAGACCGGTAGAGCATGTCCATCATTTCATAATCTCCGGCATATCCCAACGGCTTTGAATAGGCCCGCTTGACGAAAG
This window encodes:
- a CDS encoding proteasome subunit alpha; translation: MHNGDFWSLLKTTGYQLGPGALPEGREPMGTRLPFTQGTTIFALKYKGGVLVAGDRRATAGTTVMYDRTDKVLVIDRYSVMAIAGVPATAFEIARVMEHTFKYYRRSQLQELSLEGKVRALSRLLKENIPMALQGIGAVAPIYAAYDLQRKEGKIFFYDILGAEFEVVEFATSGSGSPAIRGVLHYENRWGKRALGDLPEEEALTLSMRLLETASEFDSATGGSNRDAHLYPIIKLVTQEGVREVAQAQLESLFAKKVIGRPVEGGPGLNVG
- a CDS encoding ubiquitin-like protein UBact — protein: MIEFERRERPVNPLEKPREETGPKRPDTDSSKENLLKRMRKVDPKQAERYRQRTGE
- a CDS encoding proteasome accessory factor PafA2 family protein, with the protein product MKLFGIETEYGITREDLDQVDPVVESMELVRAYLNRPFRAGWDYSAEDPRQDARGFRADHLAQDEEETAFEKLDRHRPFSFHEMKSDLALTNGARFYNDHTHPEYSTPECRSLRDLIIHDKAGERIVQQCADRRNAALGNPVVQVYKNNTDFYGHSYGCHDNYLLPRSIPFDRILRSLTPFLVTRQIFAGAGKVGIESPEGYRSGVYQLSQRADFIEVEMSVDTMDRRPIINTRDEPHADRSLYRRLHQILGDANLSETATALKVGTTWLVLRLIEGDAAPDAAIPEPVAAVHAVSLDTTCKKPVPLMNGKTITPIDHQRLYLAAAQKAFGQEADPDTQWVLSKWEEVLNDLEVDPMLLTNRLDWVAKKWLLETFLEAEGCGWDDPRLRGLDLEYHNLAPDRGLFIGLEMEGTMERLSNEVDIKEAMTAPPSDTRAAIRGLCIEKFYDDIHRIQWEQVVFQNGLFKKTLEMNTLFDPAEIASLRTRIAAAGSFKEIFN
- a CDS encoding class I SAM-dependent methyltransferase codes for the protein MAEENQVEIRSREGQNDRPGGYRPFDKNKGLFRVSPAFRICVSELRDFLGEMKQQLDMEEAKIGQEDPGQRTLLERKLLQTAEKIITHYLDRFVPIMNQIVVRFSPEEHLIHRNFFQQHLHPFLLLSPFVKRAYSKPLGYAGDYEMMDMLYRSHDQGESLFARVINRYCCQVTAARSVVKRVPYMLDRIGRTIDQVSRHKEAVSFTSIGCGPAMEIQELIQRNPMSDPCRVTLVDTEPEALHHCHERISRLKEVTQSRTRVSFLNRSIHQLILDPDMTDSLGSQDLIYAMGLFDYLPTHIAKRLLQKLYRLLSDEGELIIGNLNASNDARYFMEYGAEWYVIYRTSQEMMEMAEGLTSPLHVEVEADAEEAQLYLIVKKWKGLTSPIYRGQEATSHFYGKN
- a CDS encoding proteasome accessory factor PafA2 family protein, encoding MTSRIIGLETEYGCLIKQEQPNASPERIAYRIRDAIFKKGKRGLIDLHHRAHDEPPGNGGFLLNGGRIYIDMGHLEYASPECLSLTDLVAYDRAGDRILLDAVESLGLSDQVSIIKNNIDHETGATFGSHENYLVPRSFPFSYDGLGQLIPFLVTRQIFTGAGRVGAHLIPDGWVLLGEQALPQIDFQISQRADYIVNDFYQWVQFNRAIINTRDEPLADPNHYRRIHLLLGDSNMLEYATALKFGTTSVMLSLIEEGTAPTDLALQDPVADLRQLSRDPEQHWMVTLQGGKKMPAIELQRRLQETAVRALMGKDEETDWVLTAWGETLAALADDPRRLIGKIDWISKKWLLETFMESEQVGWNDPWIASLDLEYHDLNPARGLAFALEEEGKVVRKTTDAAIDLATGAPPRNTRASARGEFIRALLAKKMPYVINWSNIHIDGRRALSMDNPFKTYLSEIETYLRG
- a CDS encoding response regulator, translated to MRVLIVEDDERILGFLKRGLEAEQHEIETAPTGEIGLDLAKTHSYDVLLLDIYLPGISGLDLCRKLRLQGLATPILIMTARDAPHVQDEGRRAGANDYLAKPFSFELLLEKIEALRPCGERSS
- a CDS encoding PilZ domain-containing protein; its protein translation is MKEKKMSSTIMDTTIDETTFNPARENRRMAFKEEVVLWRGGTFQSNRPPRASIGARAQNVSNGGICLITKTKLEVNQFLRLAFKLESLPISIPTLIEIRWVEKMPNAHFKIGARFIY
- a CDS encoding response regulator transcription factor is translated as MEILLVEDDERIVSFVKRGLEAEHYRVDVARDGQEAIDMARAIPYQLIILDLLLPLKSGIDVCLALRSERIGIPILMLTAKDTIEEKVEGLRIGADDYLTKPFVFEELLARMKALLRRGPYREAHSELKVADLTLNRDLHEVQRGGKVIPLTAKEFALLEYLMSNPNKVLSRTSILEKVWGYHYDTLTNVVDVYIRYLRKKVDEGYPKRLIQTIRDIGYKISD